In Haloplanus rubicundus, one DNA window encodes the following:
- a CDS encoding Glu/Leu/Phe/Val family dehydrogenase, giving the protein MDTDLGPTGTETLCDVCTTELDRVSKIGRLADRELDLLRQPKRRINVNIPIRMDDGSVEVFPSFRIQYNTARGPTKGGIRYHPSVNADEVDELAFLMSLKCAVANIPFGGAKGGIQVDPSRLSEGELERLSRAYINEYHRNIGPETDIPAPDVNTDGRIMAWMRDEYESITGRQAPGVITGKPVELGGSEGREYATSLGGAVILDEFVNEVGMTREGTTVAVQGFGNVGSYLAKFLHERGYDVVSVSNVDGGIYDSSGIDVPALFDAYESSDDLFEFGAAEITNADLLTLDVDVLIPAAIENQITEANVAEVQADAVLEMANGPTTSRADEHLTERGIPVVPDILANAGGVTASYFEWVQNTTNEYWTEERVREKLATQLREAFADLREIKTASETTRTWREAAYTRAVESVLQAEAYRGNVARDDAERSD; this is encoded by the coding sequence ATGGATACTGACCTCGGACCCACCGGGACGGAAACGCTCTGTGACGTGTGTACGACCGAACTGGATCGCGTATCGAAAATCGGACGGCTCGCCGATCGGGAACTGGACCTCCTCCGACAGCCCAAACGTCGTATCAACGTGAACATCCCGATACGAATGGACGACGGGAGCGTGGAGGTGTTCCCCTCCTTCCGGATCCAGTACAACACCGCCCGTGGACCGACGAAAGGTGGAATTCGCTACCACCCGTCGGTGAATGCCGACGAAGTCGACGAACTGGCCTTCCTGATGTCGCTGAAGTGTGCCGTCGCCAACATCCCGTTCGGCGGCGCCAAAGGAGGGATACAGGTCGACCCGTCGCGGCTCTCGGAGGGGGAACTGGAGCGCCTTTCGCGAGCCTACATCAACGAGTACCACCGGAACATCGGCCCGGAGACGGACATCCCCGCGCCCGACGTGAACACCGACGGCCGGATCATGGCGTGGATGCGGGACGAATACGAGTCGATCACCGGACGGCAGGCACCGGGCGTGATCACGGGGAAACCGGTCGAACTCGGCGGGAGCGAGGGCCGCGAATACGCGACCTCCCTCGGCGGGGCAGTGATCCTCGACGAGTTCGTGAACGAGGTTGGAATGACACGGGAGGGAACGACCGTCGCGGTTCAGGGGTTCGGAAACGTCGGCTCCTACCTCGCGAAGTTCCTTCACGAGCGGGGGTACGACGTCGTATCGGTCAGCAACGTCGACGGCGGAATATACGATTCGAGCGGTATCGACGTGCCGGCGCTGTTCGATGCGTACGAGTCCAGCGACGACCTATTCGAGTTCGGTGCGGCGGAGATCACCAACGCCGACCTGTTGACACTCGACGTCGACGTGCTGATTCCGGCCGCCATCGAGAATCAGATCACCGAGGCCAACGTGGCGGAGGTTCAGGCGGATGCAGTGCTGGAGATGGCCAACGGACCGACGACGTCGCGGGCCGATGAACACCTCACAGAGCGGGGGATTCCGGTCGTCCCGGACATTCTCGCCAACGCCGGCGGGGTCACGGCGTCGTACTTCGAGTGGGTGCAGAACACGACGAACGAGTACTGGACGGAAGAGCGGGTGCGTGAGAAGTTGGCGACACAGCTCCGAGAAGCATTCGCCGACCTTCGAGAGATCAAAACGGCGTCCGAGACGACACGCACCTGGCGAGAAGCGGCGTACACGCGCGCCGTCGAGAGCGTGCTACAGGCAGAGGCGTATCGGGGCAACGTCGCGAGGGACGACGCCGAACGATCGGACTGA
- a CDS encoding carboxymuconolactone decarboxylase family protein produces the protein MSRLPLLELDEIPEEYHYLFTDDYLGDRHIFRAWAHNPEILEATLEYLNTLYEGIGQRRKELVILTVARARGARYEWHQHVDIARDKGVTVEEMRAIGGDDLSPFDDAEFVLLQYARAVESGTVTDPIHDALERHYSSAEIVAIGLLVDFYVGLCNYIASVDLPFEGGEFVGWHPDPDTVAELFDDA, from the coding sequence ATGTCACGACTACCACTACTCGAACTGGACGAGATTCCGGAAGAGTACCACTACCTGTTCACGGACGACTACCTCGGTGACCGACACATCTTCCGGGCGTGGGCGCACAACCCCGAAATTCTCGAGGCGACGCTCGAGTATCTGAACACGCTGTACGAAGGGATCGGCCAGCGCCGCAAGGAACTGGTCATCCTCACCGTGGCGCGAGCACGCGGTGCCCGATACGAGTGGCACCAGCACGTCGACATCGCCCGCGACAAGGGCGTTACCGTCGAGGAGATGCGAGCGATCGGGGGTGACGACCTCTCGCCGTTCGACGACGCGGAGTTCGTCCTGCTCCAGTACGCCCGCGCAGTCGAATCGGGGACCGTAACCGACCCCATCCACGACGCACTGGAACGGCACTACTCGTCGGCTGAGATCGTCGCGATCGGCCTCCTCGTCGACTTCTACGTCGGCCTGTGCAACTACATCGCGTCCGTCGATCTACCCTTCGAAGGCGGCGAGTTCGTCGGCTGGCATCCCGATCCAGACACCGTGGCGGAGTTATTCGATGACGCGTGA
- a CDS encoding NAD(P)/FAD-dependent oxidoreductase, whose amino-acid sequence MAVDQQEYEVVVVGGGPAGLSAALYSVRLGHETALVDRGGGRAAMMKDVHNLVGTTEETSGMELLQIGKEQLEGYGCTVLSDRIGSAGRTDDDRFRLCGTDVDYVADAVALATGMNDVRPDPPLPRTGRGLHYCLHCDAHMFADEPVYVMGYGESAAHVAAILLNFTDEVDLLTRGDEPEWSDDTDEMLETHPIDVIHEDVTGVQNGSDGWLKALEFEDGAVREYKGGFALYGADYNNGLATDLGCELNDDGTVEVDDHGRTSVDGVYAVGDLTPGHNQVPIALGDGAKAGISIHWTLRDFPRDPDLVAEQGPVRSDEVPGMPDELLEQATEFHTYD is encoded by the coding sequence ATGGCTGTAGACCAGCAAGAGTACGAAGTCGTCGTCGTCGGTGGCGGACCAGCGGGGCTCTCGGCGGCACTGTACAGCGTGCGACTCGGGCACGAGACAGCACTCGTCGACCGCGGCGGTGGCCGGGCAGCGATGATGAAAGACGTCCACAACCTCGTCGGAACGACCGAAGAGACGAGCGGAATGGAACTCCTGCAGATCGGGAAGGAGCAACTGGAGGGGTACGGCTGTACGGTACTCTCTGATCGAATCGGATCGGCCGGCCGAACCGACGACGACCGGTTCCGTCTGTGTGGGACCGACGTGGACTACGTGGCCGACGCGGTCGCGCTGGCGACGGGCATGAACGACGTGCGACCGGACCCGCCGCTCCCTCGGACCGGTCGCGGACTCCACTACTGCCTCCACTGTGACGCACACATGTTCGCGGACGAGCCCGTGTACGTGATGGGATACGGCGAGAGCGCGGCGCACGTCGCTGCAATCCTGCTCAACTTCACCGACGAGGTCGACCTGCTGACTCGAGGTGACGAGCCAGAGTGGAGCGACGACACCGACGAGATGCTCGAAACACATCCGATCGACGTGATTCACGAGGACGTGACCGGTGTCCAGAACGGGAGCGACGGGTGGCTGAAGGCGCTGGAATTCGAAGATGGAGCCGTCCGCGAGTACAAGGGTGGCTTCGCGCTGTACGGGGCCGACTACAACAACGGACTGGCGACCGACCTCGGCTGTGAACTGAACGACGACGGGACCGTGGAGGTAGACGACCACGGCCGGACGAGCGTCGACGGCGTCTACGCGGTCGGCGACCTCACGCCCGGCCACAACCAGGTGCCGATCGCGCTGGGAGACGGCGCGAAAGCGGGTATTTCGATCCACTGGACGTTGCGGGATTTCCCGCGAGATCCCGACCTCGTCGCCGAACAGGGCCCCGTCCGAAGCGACGAAGTGCCCGGAATGCCGGACGAACTCCTCGAACAGGCCACCGAGTTCCACACGTACGATTAG
- a CDS encoding dihydrolipoyl dehydrogenase → MEEFDFLVIGSGSGLDVANVAANQGQSVAVVEKGPLGGTCLNRGCIPSKLLLYHADVLETIERAGEFHIDARVEDVGFADIVREVNEEVEADAESIRQGLRSSSQHSLFEGEGRFVDDHTVEVVDGEDDGARLRAETILIAAGSRPSIPAIDGIDEVGHLTSTEALQLETPPDHLVIVGGGYIAAELGHFFGTFGSDVTIIGRRPNLLPEADDEVAESFTERYAERFTVHTGHMATAVSESNGTVSVEAQPYEYGDDGGIVDEEAGVTVTGDELLIAAGRVSNADTLNLDATAVETDERGFVETDEYLRTAADGVWALGDIVGEYLLKHNANHEARTVARNVFGSDLEAIDYSAMPFAVFASPEVAGVGASESELQAEGRDYATNTYRYEETARGDAMKAEGFVKVLIDLDGEILGCHIIGPDASTLVQEVVVAMTAGSGTVQDIRESIHIHPALPEVVQRAFSGQFTRGGHDH, encoded by the coding sequence ATGGAAGAGTTCGACTTTCTGGTGATCGGCTCCGGGTCGGGGCTCGACGTCGCCAACGTTGCAGCGAATCAAGGGCAGTCCGTCGCCGTGGTCGAGAAAGGACCGTTGGGCGGGACCTGTCTCAATCGCGGCTGTATCCCATCGAAGTTACTGCTCTATCACGCGGACGTCCTCGAAACGATCGAGCGCGCCGGAGAGTTTCACATCGACGCTCGCGTCGAGGACGTCGGCTTCGCCGATATCGTCCGGGAAGTGAACGAGGAAGTCGAGGCGGACGCGGAATCCATTCGACAGGGCCTCCGCTCGTCTTCCCAACACAGCCTGTTCGAGGGAGAAGGACGGTTCGTCGACGACCACACGGTCGAAGTCGTCGACGGCGAAGACGACGGGGCCCGACTCCGGGCCGAGACGATCCTCATTGCGGCGGGATCACGGCCGTCGATTCCGGCCATCGACGGCATCGACGAGGTCGGTCATTTGACGAGCACGGAGGCGCTCCAGCTCGAAACGCCCCCCGACCATCTCGTGATCGTCGGTGGGGGCTACATCGCTGCCGAACTCGGCCACTTCTTCGGGACGTTCGGAAGCGACGTGACGATCATCGGCCGTCGACCGAACCTGCTTCCGGAAGCCGACGACGAAGTCGCCGAGTCCTTCACCGAACGCTACGCCGAGCGATTCACCGTCCACACCGGCCACATGGCCACTGCAGTCTCCGAGAGTAACGGAACCGTGTCCGTCGAGGCACAGCCGTACGAATACGGAGACGATGGGGGCATCGTCGACGAGGAAGCGGGTGTCACCGTGACGGGCGACGAGTTGCTGATCGCCGCCGGGCGCGTGTCGAACGCCGACACGCTGAATCTCGATGCGACGGCAGTCGAGACAGACGAGAGAGGCTTCGTCGAAACCGACGAATACCTCCGAACGGCCGCGGACGGCGTCTGGGCGCTGGGCGACATCGTCGGCGAATACCTGCTGAAACACAACGCCAACCACGAAGCACGGACCGTCGCGCGAAACGTCTTCGGGAGCGACCTCGAAGCGATCGATTACAGCGCGATGCCCTTTGCCGTGTTCGCCTCGCCGGAAGTGGCGGGCGTCGGCGCCAGCGAGAGCGAGCTACAAGCCGAGGGACGGGACTACGCGACCAACACCTACCGATACGAGGAGACCGCCCGCGGCGACGCGATGAAAGCCGAAGGCTTCGTGAAGGTGCTCATCGACCTCGACGGTGAAATACTCGGTTGCCACATCATCGGCCCCGACGCCTCCACGCTCGTGCAGGAAGTCGTCGTCGCGATGACGGCCGGTTCCGGAACCGTGCAGGACATCCGCGAGAGCATTCACATCCACCCGGCCCTCCCCGAAGTCGTTCAGCGGGCGTTCTCCGGGCAGTTCACCCGCGGCGGGCACGATCACTGA
- a CDS encoding winged helix-turn-helix domain-containing protein has protein sequence MAGHATVPSSPEPSSLRALPPSAKLVVKTLEYEGRLTQAELVESTRLPDRTVRYALRELEDEDLVTSRISFADARQRVYSLTTAES, from the coding sequence ATGGCTGGTCACGCTACCGTCCCGTCGTCGCCGGAACCATCGTCGTTACGAGCACTCCCGCCGAGCGCGAAACTGGTCGTCAAGACACTCGAATACGAGGGTCGACTCACCCAAGCGGAACTCGTCGAATCGACGCGACTTCCGGACCGAACTGTTCGGTATGCACTGCGAGAACTCGAAGACGAGGACTTGGTGACCTCCCGGATTTCGTTTGCCGACGCCCGACAGCGCGTCTACTCGCTCACGACCGCAGAATCGTAG
- a CDS encoding sulfite exporter TauE/SafE family protein: MDDRAVGAGHLVAVLGAGIPLVALGTLDVGTAGSLLTSLPVPAGFPVDQFLAHWWVFPASILFSMIALSSGVSGALFFSPFFILVVGLSPAQAIGAGLMTEVFGMGNGLLNYVRQNVVDYATAKWLLLGAVPSIVVGALAAHYVPTTLLTLAFGVGLLGLGGFLVVHDPPEACVPGEEEGEFLERKNAGRGTTVVEAADGETFTYDTCWRLPGVILATVGGFVTGLISAGLPEITTTQLIVRCRLPPRVAIATSVFVLGIAAMAGAIVHALAATPVWYVVAWSIPGVLIGGTIGTRIGKYLPSDLMEWALGVVFVGVGLIVLGSELLV; the protein is encoded by the coding sequence ATGGATGATCGCGCCGTCGGTGCTGGGCACCTCGTCGCTGTACTCGGAGCGGGGATTCCGCTCGTCGCGCTTGGAACACTCGATGTCGGGACGGCTGGCTCGCTACTCACGAGTCTCCCGGTTCCCGCCGGGTTTCCAGTCGATCAGTTCCTCGCGCACTGGTGGGTGTTCCCCGCCTCGATCCTCTTTTCGATGATCGCGCTCTCCTCGGGCGTCTCGGGTGCCCTATTTTTCAGTCCCTTCTTCATTCTCGTCGTCGGCCTGTCGCCCGCACAGGCCATCGGCGCCGGGCTCATGACCGAGGTGTTCGGCATGGGAAACGGCCTCCTGAACTACGTCCGTCAGAACGTCGTCGACTACGCGACGGCGAAGTGGCTCCTACTCGGGGCCGTCCCGTCCATCGTCGTCGGGGCGCTCGCCGCGCACTACGTCCCGACGACGCTTCTCACGCTCGCCTTCGGCGTCGGTCTCCTCGGACTCGGTGGCTTCCTCGTCGTTCACGATCCGCCGGAGGCGTGTGTGCCCGGTGAGGAGGAAGGCGAGTTCCTCGAACGAAAGAACGCGGGCCGGGGTACGACGGTCGTCGAGGCGGCCGATGGCGAGACCTTCACTTACGATACCTGCTGGCGACTGCCCGGAGTCATCCTGGCCACCGTCGGTGGGTTCGTCACGGGCCTCATCAGCGCCGGACTTCCCGAAATCACGACGACCCAGCTCATCGTCCGGTGTCGACTCCCACCTCGCGTGGCCATCGCGACGAGCGTGTTCGTCCTCGGTATTGCCGCCATGGCCGGCGCCATCGTCCACGCCCTCGCTGCGACACCCGTCTGGTACGTCGTAGCGTGGTCCATCCCCGGTGTCCTCATCGGTGGCACCATCGGGACCCGAATCGGTAAGTACCTCCCCAGCGACCTCATGGAGTGGGCACTTGGGGTCGTGTTCGTCGGCGTCGGCCTGATCGTCCTCGGGAGCGAACTGCTGGTCTGA
- a CDS encoding DUF3179 domain-containing (seleno)protein has translation MIDLFNVGLYTFGVALLAVTYLPFSPATVDLVLYSREKQIALFERRWLLRGVGILSLLVLFVRALADGQFRWIGLLGATTLVSAVAFWIGYVPSVMSPPKERTVLSAAEGDELLAPDETVLGLDHDGEARAYPRKHIARPHYLPDVVQGDSLVVTYCVLCNSGVAFHADFDGEPMDILPITAPDNNILLLDRNTGNYIQQLEARVVAGPDDGTVLESIPVQIAKWGEWKRLHPETTLVSAPPQSLRDRIVAVMLDMMVAIPKLEARDTPFHGLTTAVDDRLPAMSYVLGIERDGERVAIPRAVLDERSVINETVGGTAIAVLYDPEREIGNVFYRQVGEHVLTFRPAPDGPDEAVARDDETGTYWTLSGEAVAGELAGQTLDQHPHWDDLFWFSWAAFRPDTRVFTSVATSTG, from the coding sequence ATGATCGACCTGTTCAACGTCGGGCTCTACACCTTCGGTGTCGCGCTGTTGGCCGTCACGTATCTCCCGTTTTCACCGGCTACGGTCGACCTGGTGCTGTACTCGCGCGAGAAACAGATTGCCCTCTTCGAACGCCGGTGGCTACTCAGAGGCGTCGGCATCCTCTCGTTGCTCGTCCTGTTCGTACGTGCGCTCGCCGACGGGCAGTTCCGCTGGATCGGGCTTCTCGGAGCGACGACACTCGTGTCGGCCGTCGCGTTCTGGATCGGCTACGTCCCCTCGGTCATGTCGCCCCCGAAAGAACGAACCGTGCTCTCGGCGGCGGAGGGAGACGAACTGCTCGCTCCGGACGAGACGGTGCTCGGTCTCGACCACGATGGCGAGGCGAGGGCGTATCCGCGGAAACACATCGCTCGGCCCCACTATCTTCCCGATGTCGTCCAGGGGGATTCGCTCGTCGTCACGTACTGTGTGCTCTGTAACAGCGGCGTCGCGTTTCACGCGGACTTCGACGGCGAGCCGATGGATATCCTCCCCATCACGGCTCCCGACAACAACATCCTGTTGCTGGACCGGAACACCGGAAATTACATTCAGCAACTCGAGGCGCGCGTCGTCGCGGGGCCCGACGACGGAACGGTACTGGAGTCGATCCCCGTCCAGATCGCCAAGTGGGGAGAGTGGAAACGGCTCCATCCGGAGACGACGCTGGTGTCCGCTCCACCGCAATCCCTCCGGGACAGAATCGTCGCCGTCATGCTCGATATGATGGTCGCCATCCCGAAACTCGAAGCGAGGGACACGCCATTCCACGGTCTCACAACTGCCGTCGACGACCGACTCCCGGCGATGTCGTACGTCCTCGGGATCGAACGCGACGGGGAGCGGGTCGCGATTCCGCGGGCAGTCCTCGACGAGCGATCCGTCATCAACGAAACGGTCGGCGGGACGGCTATCGCCGTGCTGTACGATCCCGAACGGGAAATTGGCAACGTCTTTTACCGACAGGTTGGGGAACACGTTCTCACGTTTCGTCCCGCGCCCGACGGTCCGGACGAGGCCGTCGCTCGGGACGACGAAACCGGGACGTACTGGACGCTCTCGGGGGAGGCCGTCGCTGGGGAGCTCGCGGGGCAGACGCTCGACCAACATCCCCACTGGGACGACCTCTTCTGGTTCAGTTGGGCGGCGTTCAGACCGGATACCCGCGTGTTCACGTCGGTGGCGACCTCGACCGGATGA
- a CDS encoding alpha/beta fold hydrolase, with protein MPTATVRGHEIHYRKDGDEGPPIVMVHGVPTNSSQWEPIQDLLSPYFETYAIDLIGMGQSDKPLDDWEYSWENDSHIIAELMDEWGHDSMIVAGDDWGGGIALDFAARYPDKTDICVAVDPVAYDNWPVAEIESIGRLAFVDDEEEFRKAVADFPMKLVQTLRTMVHEPSNFRGGAVKEDVPTARTTHDLRKLREPYETVDYAAGGSQLNGDAGYGSPKLDAIRALALRGASLDPDWMLDIPYEDITAPTMLLWGLQDIMMDSAIRFRFRYDITNAPVRIQPLQEAGHLALVDQPHLGADAIIDFVTEHQGTDVLADRYMGFPEIL; from the coding sequence ATGCCAACAGCAACCGTGCGCGGACACGAGATCCACTACCGAAAGGACGGCGACGAGGGGCCCCCGATCGTGATGGTCCACGGTGTGCCCACCAACAGTTCCCAGTGGGAACCGATTCAGGACCTCCTCTCGCCGTATTTCGAGACGTACGCCATCGACCTCATCGGTATGGGACAGAGCGACAAACCACTGGACGACTGGGAGTACTCCTGGGAGAACGACTCCCACATCATCGCGGAGCTGATGGACGAGTGGGGCCACGACTCGATGATCGTCGCAGGCGACGACTGGGGCGGTGGTATCGCGCTCGACTTCGCCGCTCGCTACCCAGACAAGACGGACATCTGTGTCGCCGTCGATCCGGTCGCTTACGACAACTGGCCGGTCGCGGAGATCGAATCCATCGGCCGGCTGGCCTTCGTCGACGACGAGGAGGAGTTCCGGAAGGCCGTCGCGGATTTCCCGATGAAACTCGTCCAGACGCTTCGGACGATGGTGCACGAACCGAGCAACTTCCGGGGTGGAGCGGTCAAAGAGGACGTTCCGACCGCGCGAACGACCCACGACCTCCGGAAACTTCGCGAACCGTACGAGACGGTCGACTACGCCGCCGGCGGCTCACAGCTCAACGGCGACGCCGGCTACGGCTCGCCGAAACTCGACGCCATCCGCGCCCTCGCGCTTCGCGGGGCGTCGCTCGATCCCGACTGGATGCTCGACATTCCCTACGAGGACATCACCGCCCCGACGATGCTCCTCTGGGGGTTGCAGGACATCATGATGGATTCGGCGATCCGGTTCCGGTTCCGATACGACATCACGAACGCGCCCGTTCGCATCCAGCCACTCCAGGAGGCGGGCCACCTCGCCCTGGTGGATCAACCCCACCTCGGTGCCGATGCCATCATCGACTTCGTCACCGAACACCAGGGCACCGACGTTCTCGCCGACCGGTACATGGGGTTCCCCGAAATCCTGTGA
- a CDS encoding putative quinol monooxygenase, producing the protein MLVVHATFPIDPNHRDRAVELMRELAEHSRAEDGIIDYRVNTDIDDPNLFRFVEQYESEAAFGAHVETDHFGEFEAALPELLDGEPDVTRFDVESVSDVEL; encoded by the coding sequence ATGCTCGTCGTCCATGCGACGTTTCCGATCGATCCGAACCACCGCGACCGAGCGGTCGAGCTGATGCGGGAGCTGGCCGAACACTCCCGGGCTGAGGACGGAATCATCGACTATCGGGTCAACACCGATATCGACGACCCGAATCTGTTCCGGTTCGTCGAACAGTACGAGAGTGAAGCGGCGTTCGGCGCACACGTCGAAACTGATCATTTCGGCGAGTTCGAGGCGGCGCTTCCCGAACTGCTCGACGGTGAGCCCGACGTAACTCGATTCGACGTCGAGAGCGTCAGCGACGTCGAACTTTAG
- a CDS encoding DsrE family protein, whose translation MTKAAVIILAGTDSHADQGRLANGLETAKEFAETEGDDVELIFDGAGTQWIPELEDEDSDYHELYQTVRDDTSVCDYCAGAFGVDDVVNDAGLVTLDDHDGHPSIRSLVADGYEVITF comes from the coding sequence ATGACGAAAGCAGCAGTTATCATCCTCGCAGGCACCGACTCGCACGCCGACCAGGGTCGTCTCGCGAACGGGCTCGAAACGGCCAAGGAGTTCGCCGAGACCGAGGGCGACGACGTCGAACTCATCTTCGACGGCGCCGGGACGCAGTGGATTCCCGAACTCGAAGACGAAGACAGCGACTACCACGAACTCTATCAGACAGTCCGCGACGACACGTCCGTCTGTGACTACTGCGCCGGGGCGTTCGGCGTCGACGACGTCGTGAACGACGCCGGACTGGTAACGCTCGACGACCACGATGGGCACCCGAGCATTCGGTCGCTCGTCGCCGACGGGTACGAAGTTATTACGTTCTGA
- a CDS encoding outer membrane protein assembly factor BamB family protein produces MLSATPEGLRALDARSGERRWQAEIDGGAPTIRDGRVYVATDNAVYCLGFDSGRELWTRRLSNVTGEPLLLNVDTQGTKVLIVTERTDEDGYTEGAVLHALDASTGETSYRISSEISAIYGHLAGRGTYVYGGTTTGSVVAFDLDAREVAWQSYLGEYVNSVAATAEAVYAGSHTGVVAALDRTTGDERWRTTLEGDEVAVRARPAVATKTVYVAATDGNLYALDRDTGEEQWRFDGGKRLSQPPTVVGSDDQSVIFGSDAGNVFSIDPASGEMYWTHQLEDRVNTPPVVVDGVVYIGDNSGRLYALANEDSNVGAESGSCRIPASEGTDRSQGDTDNDGVVNGQDYAPRDSSVQSKGDLQDRYGRSSSEDEDGEFLVGAGVGAGVSLSGVGLGYVLWGRETSDSDDP; encoded by the coding sequence GTGCTGTCAGCGACCCCTGAGGGACTCCGCGCGCTCGACGCCCGGAGCGGCGAACGTCGGTGGCAAGCAGAGATCGACGGCGGGGCTCCGACGATTCGTGATGGGCGGGTATACGTCGCTACCGATAATGCAGTTTACTGTCTCGGGTTCGATTCGGGGCGCGAGCTATGGACTCGCCGATTGTCCAACGTGACAGGTGAGCCGTTGCTTCTCAACGTCGACACGCAGGGAACGAAGGTGCTCATCGTCACCGAACGAACGGATGAAGACGGATATACCGAAGGCGCGGTGTTGCACGCCCTGGACGCTTCGACAGGCGAGACTTCGTATCGTATTTCGAGCGAGATATCGGCGATATACGGCCACTTGGCTGGCCGCGGGACGTACGTATACGGTGGAACGACGACCGGCTCTGTCGTCGCGTTCGACCTCGATGCACGCGAGGTCGCCTGGCAGTCGTACCTCGGAGAGTACGTCAATTCGGTCGCAGCGACCGCAGAAGCTGTCTACGCTGGAAGCCACACAGGAGTCGTAGCCGCACTCGATCGGACCACGGGGGACGAACGATGGCGCACGACGCTAGAGGGTGACGAGGTCGCCGTTCGAGCCCGACCGGCGGTTGCGACTAAAACCGTGTACGTGGCCGCGACCGATGGAAACCTGTATGCCCTCGATCGGGACACGGGAGAAGAGCAGTGGCGATTCGATGGGGGGAAACGACTCAGCCAACCTCCCACCGTCGTCGGCTCCGACGACCAGAGTGTCATCTTCGGAAGCGATGCGGGGAACGTATTCAGTATCGACCCCGCCTCCGGCGAGATGTATTGGACTCACCAACTCGAGGATCGGGTCAACACACCGCCCGTGGTCGTCGACGGTGTCGTCTACATCGGTGATAATTCGGGGCGACTGTACGCGCTGGCGAACGAGGATTCGAACGTCGGCGCTGAAAGTGGCTCCTGTCGGATACCTGCCTCAGAAGGAACTGATCGCAGTCAAGGAGACACCGATAATGACGGCGTGGTGAACGGCCAAGATTATGCTCCACGAGATAGTTCCGTTCAGAGCAAAGGTGACCTCCAAGACAGGTACGGCCGGAGTTCGTCCGAAGACGAGGACGGGGAGTTCCTGGTCGGAGCCGGAGTCGGTGCCGGCGTCTCGCTGAGCGGCGTCGGTCTCGGCTATGTGCTCTGGGGACGCGAGACCAGTGATTCAGACGATCCGTAA
- a CDS encoding universal stress protein: MGITERIAAHADADVVVVNGRTGFKDPASILLPIAGGPHSGLAADVAASIATGSDAWIDILHVIDDDAPDQRRNDAEELVDNVHRRIGRPDTTTKWVLETTDTLAAIIDQSRCYDLTIIGAPTKGRLRKFMFGSTNQSVRKNAGSVVLSARNNSRR; encoded by the coding sequence ATGGGCATCACCGAACGGATTGCGGCCCACGCCGATGCGGACGTGGTCGTCGTGAACGGTCGGACCGGATTCAAGGATCCGGCATCGATTCTCCTCCCGATTGCTGGCGGCCCTCACTCAGGGCTAGCCGCCGATGTGGCAGCCTCTATCGCCACCGGCTCCGACGCTTGGATCGACATTCTACACGTCATCGACGATGACGCACCCGATCAGCGGCGAAACGATGCCGAAGAGTTGGTAGACAACGTCCACCGTCGGATCGGCCGCCCTGATACCACGACGAAGTGGGTACTCGAGACGACAGACACTCTGGCGGCGATCATCGACCAATCGCGATGCTACGACCTCACGATCATCGGCGCTCCGACGAAAGGCCGTCTGCGGAAGTTCATGTTCGGATCGACGAATCAATCCGTCCGGAAAAATGCCGGAAGCGTCGTGCTTTCGGCCCGAAACAACAGTCGACGCTAA